Proteins found in one Pocillopora verrucosa isolate sample1 chromosome 12, ASM3666991v2, whole genome shotgun sequence genomic segment:
- the LOC136276801 gene encoding uncharacterized protein, translating to MKTSVILALFGFVLAVGFSVAVTENELAEITNEFEGGKLRGEYDMKENDEEFDAEDLEDNDVAIPRSESEVAAEDEEFDERAFDNDDDKDEVSNGDVTAIKKSADSFTRFRRIGRRIGRRIVRRIPFVRGGIRGAIRRGRRMFRRFRG from the exons ATGAAGACATCTGTTATTTTAGCTCTGTTTGGCTTTGTACTCGCTGTCGGCTTTTCAGTCGCAGTAACTGAAAATGAGCTGGCCGAGATAACAAATGAATTTGAAGGAGGAAAACTTCGAGG CGAGTACGACATGAAAGAGAACGATGAAGAGTTCGATGCAGAAGACCTAGAGGACAATGATGTGGCAATCCCCAGAAG TGAAAGCGAAGTGGCGGCCGAAGACGAGGAGTTTGACGAAAGAGCATTcgataatgacgatgataaagACGAAGTTAGTAACGGTGACGTAACAGCAATAAAAAAGTCAGCTGACTCCTTTACTCGCTTTAGACGTATTGGACGCAGAATAGGACGTAGGATTGTACGTCGTATTCCTTTTGTTCGCGGAGGAATTCGCGGTGCAATTCGTCGTGGTCGTCGTATGTTTCGTCGTTTTCGCGGTTAA